In Gouania willdenowi chromosome 24, fGouWil2.1, whole genome shotgun sequence, a single window of DNA contains:
- the knl1 gene encoding uncharacterized protein knl1 isoform X1, translating into MEPDPAKNIERDRYSQRRISSILKAPRKSSRFSDSEQQENVVECVKPVEKRNSRRVSFAPANDVLLYSKDVRSSSPTRNPFQEIIPTAATTQNSEDHREMIEDSNQQIVGMESILSGPVHDFQQRDNVHFNFGEKTVMFSTDEAFMDMTHSHTFNIANVPDLPGDVFLHCDAVPSSKGVLFVDAHSTEKTPSHNVNTLDSSLFMGRDIDLNVKRKTTSAPMPCVDPVFENFLASLSKPTSTCGNPADTKVTRLTSEGATSSLAPFKTQSLDKENQAPTSASTMMRKSLLSSSSSKQTEELPAHLCPEDPVKIDMSAALGGEGTIEDADPFQWLFPSQDMYAHADKAHSEMMNTKEEPSRPNEQKDEIAMINPSLLSANQTHTVCINEKGSCIEKTIVFSADEEFMDFTRSHTVNLACGSLAAEQSSVNPGFKNILESDPASKSINILPAPFSKETSYAHGSLIHSQASQPSVSKEKVVLKASRTLKEMLAKTDIFLNPDVSMDIPEAQIGHTESGTSLEDPPQHLYPTQSEQLQNGDLRKADVMSRQSSEIPWTFKPAGMEMSRKTFSKTKAHDFPDDCLTLANREADIDCIEKTLRFTADDGCMDVTQSSTVNIISEFQLPSNPNVSFGKATFMAEENAMDVKKSLTVNVDPCEQPNSTTCPPLLAQSTDGTVHFSANDGGMEVTQCLTANVFCNFAPDQASQHQDTLLTHRHMDILNVTKDIESEKCGPYEDGVPIVHGLDGELAQVDNLHREQTVHFSENDGGMEVTQCLTANVFCNFASDQASQHQGSPLTHRHMDILNVTVDIGSEKSIPYEDGAPIVHGLDRELAQVDNPRREQTVHFSENDGGMEVTQCLTANVFCNFAPDQASQHQDTPLMHRHMDILKVTKDIGSEKSFPYEDGAPIVHGLNRDLAQVDNLHREQTVHFSENDGGMEVTQCLTANVFCNFAPDQASQHQGSPLTHRHMDILNVTKDIESEKCGPYEDGGLIVHGLDRELSQVDNLHTEQCQDIDMIVQNKVPDLPSLCINEPVNNGKKDCSVIDVKSALTEVQTEHILGGKNKNEILQCLSSTQILDPQHQHLKETLLDSQQGFGAIVPSTPNIQVSIQTTSDAVETEAMEPPKLNINSVPAQSNNSPPSVVDQETCSLKSRRRSLADLQSKVRRLSHIINTAPDAFPTNGSRSPQELDPKDGLLSPVKLGENETENSEDKIQHQCPSPAVQPSASTTAPFSTKTKQLMSRLSVGSFKPKLPRRSKPKDFNKSKSEPTMTVSVEVFKQSSNFDPNVSDIFDEELASCDDMSETLDTQSPQKTTEEEYPPQEFMFDTVPVDDVFEDSTASQGQKRLFPDKENVLRCEKRMKGSTETAEMTSQCESIEYDANVTVGAKTTQTIDSSNSSHTSSSRCEATFESTFKQSLFESQLEDYASDVQKKLEDGTITVLEFFKLCNIDFVIHNPRQSMRPGTVFSGSEATTMDLLKDKHICRPKQMVYETDVNNLTEKVEKLKVRMGDLNKPLKAVNKPLWESIRYSSEKELKCFCAKLKERNNFFRKTSKAQSHEMKEVLYSNLVQANLEEQQKLRGTIGKADEMIKTLDDCISEVEKELAAAVEKGFENKPSLKSLQEEMKKTSETSTDNERQISELEAQKKQSLNQVKRLKVETRSLDRHLDTLSMLIEWKLKERTNDGTIYTFLNETMYLQLTYEKSTDKDVSGTERKIASIDFKLELDDEKSQSHARLVHALISQYVHGAPDWVKEYPTSAHIPTLLRDVGLVVSHCRLLGEECRQLQLWGSLPFDILDISCMDTQVRVVFSSLRKRSKFEVVFGVSLVKHLYVLKLDNFNNMIGNTTIHQLEEIVDSFTPARKVLTKIIKKIHQTLLC; encoded by the exons ATGGAGCCTGATCCTGCCAAGAATAT TGAAAGGGATCGATATTCTCAACGTCGTATATCTTCG ATTTTAAAAGCACCACGGAAATCATCTCGATTTTCAGATTCAGAGCAACAAGAAAATGTG GTTGAATGTGTTAAACCAGTAGAAAAGAGGAATTCAAGAAGAGTCAGCTTCGCCCCTGCCAATGATGTTCTCCTTTATTCCAA ggATGTCAGAAGCAGCTCCCCCACCCGGAATCCTTTTCAAGAGATAATACCAA cagcagcaactaCACAGAACAG CGAGGACCACAGAGAGATGATTGAAGATAGTAACCAGCAGATAGTTG GGATGGAATCCATCTTAAGTGGTCCAGTCCATGATTTTCAACAGAGGGACAAT GTTCACTTTAACTTTGGTGAAAAAACTGTAATGTTTTCTACTGACGAGGCATTCATGGACATGACTCACAGTCACACTTTCAATATTGCCAATGTTCCCGATTTACCCGGAGATGTTTTCCTGCACTGTGATGCTGTACCCAGCAGTAAAGGGGTGCTCTTTGTGGATGCACATTCCACTGAAAAGACCCCAAGTCACAATGTAAACACTTTGGACAGTTCACTGTTTATGGGCAGAGATATAGATTTAAATGTGAAGAGGAAAACTACGTCAGCACCGATGCCTTGTGTGGATCCTGTATTTGAAAACTTTCTGGCAAGTCTTTCCAAGCCAACGAGCACCTGTGGGAATCCTGCAGACACCAAAGTGACCCGGCTCACTTCTGAGGGTGCTACTAGCTCATTGGCTccctttaaaacacaaagtttgGACAAAGAAAATCAGGCACCTACTTCTGCTTCAACCATGATGAGGAAGTCActgctcagcagcagcagcagcaagcaAACTGAAGAGTTACCTGCTCATCTCTGTCCAGAAGATCCTGTTAAAATAGATATGAGTGCAGCTCTGGGTGGAGAAGGAACCATTGAGGATGCTGACCCTTTCCAGTGGCTTTTTCCCAGTCAGGATATGTACGCCCATGCCGACAAAGCACATTCAGAGATGATGAATACCAAAGAGGAACCAAGCAGGCCAAATGAGCAGAAAG ATGAGATTGCCATGATCAACCCTTCTCTTCTCAGTGCCAATCAAACGCATACA GTGTGCATTAATGAGAAAGGCTCATGCATTGAGAAAACAATCGTGTTCTCTGCAGATGAAGAATTTATGGACTTTACTCGGAGCCACACAGTGAACCTTGCCTGTGGTTCTTTAGCTGCAGAGCAATCGTCTGTAAACCCAGGATTTAAGAACATTTTGGAAAGTGACCCTGCGAGTAAATCTATAAATATTCTTCCTGCACCATTCTCTAAAGAAACCAGCTATGCTCACGGCTCCCTAATACACAGCCAAGCATCACAACCTTCTGTCAGTAAAGAGAAGGTTGTGCTGAAAGCAAGTAGGACCTTAAAAGAAATGTTGGCTAAAACTGACATTTTTCTCAACCCTGATGTGAGCATGGATATACCTgaagctcagattggtcacaCTGAATCAGGCACCTCACTGGAGGATCCTCCTCAGCATCTCTATCCCACCCAAAGCGAACAGCTGCAGAATGGTGATCTAAGGAAGGCAGATGTGATGAGTCGGCAAAGCAGTGAAATACCTTGGACATTCAAGCCTGCAG GGATGGAAATGTCACGTAAAACCTTTTCAAAGACCAAGGCACATGATTTCCCTGATGATTGTCTAACTCTGGCCAACCGTGAAGCAGATATTGACTGCatagaaaaaacattgagattCACAGCCGATGATGGCTGTATGGATGTGACACAAAGTAGCACAGTGAACATCATAAGTGAATTTCAGCTGCCATCAAATCCAAATGTGAGCTTTGGTAAAGCAACATTCATGGCAGAGGAGAATGCGATGGACGTGAAGAAGAGTCTTACTGTAAATGTTGACCCTTGTGAACAACCTAATTCAACAACTTGTCCCCCACTGCTTGCACAAAGTACAGATGGAACTGTTCATTTTTCTGCAAATGACGGAGGCATGGAGGTTACCCAATGCCTCACTGCAAATGTGTTCTGTAACTTTGCACCAGATCAAGCTTCACAACACCAGGATACTCTACTCACGCACAGACACATGGACATCTTAAATGTCACCAAGGACATTGAAAGTGAGAAATGCGGTCCATATGAAGACGGAGTGCCAATAGTGCATGGTTTGGATGGAGAACTGGCCCAGGTGGACAATCTTCACAGAGAACAAACTGttcatttttctgaaaatgacGGAGGCATGGAGGTTACCCAATGCCTCACTGCAAATGTGTTCTGTAACTTTGCATCAGATCAAGCTTCACAACACCAGGGTAGTcctctcacacacagacacatggacATCTTAAATGTCACCGTGGAcattggaagtgaaaaaagcATTCCATATGAAGATGGAGCACCAATAGTGCATGGTTTGGATAGAGAACTGGCCCAGGTGGACAATCCTCGCAGAGAACAAACTGttcatttttctgaaaatgacGGAGGCATGGAGGTTACCCAATGCCTCACTGCAAATGTGTTCTGTAACTTTGCACCAGATCAAGCTTCACAACACCAGGATACTCCTCTTATGCACAGACACATGGACATCTTAAAAGTCACCAAGGACATTGGAAGTGAGAAAAGCTTTCCATATGAAGACGGAGCTCCAATAGTGCATGGATTGAATAGAGACCTGGCCCAGGTGGACAATCTTCACAGAGAACAAACTGttcatttttctgaaaatgatGGAGGCATGGAGGTTACCCAATGCCTCACTGCAAATGTGTTCTGTAACTTTGCACCAGATCAAGCTTCACAACACCAGGGTAGTCCTCTCACGCACAGACACATGGACATCTTAAATGTCACAAAGGACATTGAAAGTGAGAAATGCGGCCCATATGAAGACGGAGGTCTAATAGTGCATGGTTTGGATAGAGAACTGTCCCAGGTGGACAATCTTCACACAGAACAATGCCAGGACATCGACATGATTGTGCAAAATAAAGTTCCAGATTTGCCTTCGCTCTGCATTAATGAGCCTGTAAATAACGGCAAGAAAGACTGTTCTGTAATCGACGTCAAATCGGCTTTGACTGAAGTTCAGACAGAACatattttggggggaaaaaacaaaaatgagatCCTCCAATGTCTTTCCTCGACACAAATTCTAGATCCCCAACACCAACATTTGAAGGAAACACTGTTAGACTCACAACAGGGCTTTGGAGCAATTGTGCCATCTACCCCCAATATACAAGTCAGTATTCAAACAACTTCAGACGCTGTGGAAACAGAAGCCATGGAGCCGCCGaaactaaatataaatagtGTCCCAGCACAAAGCAATAACAGCCCACCCAGCGTTGTTGATCAAGAGACATGTTCACTAAAGTCTAGACGCAGAAGTTTAGCAGATCTACAGTCAAAGGTTCGTCGTCTGAGCCACATTATAAACACAGCTCCTGATGCCTTTCCAACTAATGGTTCACGCTCACCCCAGGAGCTAGACCCAAAGGACGGACTCCTTTCACCTGTAAAATTGGGAGAAAATGAAACTGAAAACTCTGAAGATAAAATACAACATCAATGTCCCTCACCTGCAGTGCAACCGTCTGCATCGACAACGGCTCCTTTTAGTACAAAGACTAAACAACTCATGTCTAGACTGTCAGTGGGAAGCTTTAAGCCAAAACTCCCCAGAAGAAGCAAACCTAAAGATTTCAACAAGTCCAAATCAGAACCAACAATGACGGTCAGTGTCGAAGTTTTCAAACAGTCAAGCAACTTTGACCCCAATGTCAGCGACATTTTTGATGAGGAACTTGCTAGCTGCGATGACATGTCAGAAACGTTGGACACCCAGAGCCCTCAGAAAACCACAGAGGAGGAATATCCTCCTCAAGAGTTCATGTTCGACACCGTACCTGTAGATGATGTGTTTGAAGATTCTACAGCGTCTCAGGGGCAGAAGAGGTTGTTTCCAGACAAAGAAAATGTCCTGAGGTGTGAGAAAAGAATGAAAGGATCAACTGAGACTGCTGAAATG ACATCCCAGTGTGAATCCATAGAGTACGACGCCAACGTCACTGTGGGTGCTAAAACGACACAGACTATAGATTCATCCAACAGCAGCCACACATCCAGCAGCAGATGTGAAGCTACATTTGAGTCAA CCTTTAAACAAAGCCTCTTTGAATCCCAGCTGGAAGACTATGCCAGTGATGTGCAGAAG AAACTGGAAGATGGCACCatcactgttttagagttcttTAAACTCTGCAACATCGACTTTGTGATCCATAATCCACGGCAGAGCATGCGTCCTGGCACA GTTTTTTCGGGCTCAGAAGCAACAACGATGGATTTGTTGAAAGACAAACACATCTGCCGCCCTAAACAGATGGTCTATGAGACCGACGTCAATAACCTCACTGAGAAAGTGGAAAA actgAAGGTTCGGATGGGGGATCTGAACAAACCTCTGAAGGCTGTTAATAAACCCTTGTGGGAAAGCATTAGATATTCTTCAGAAAAGGAg CTCAAATGTTTTTGTGCGAAGCTCAAAGAGAGAAACAACTTCTTCAGAAAAACAAGCAAAGCTCAGTCACATGAAATGAAGGAGGTCCTGTATTCAAATCTCGTGCAGGCTAATCTG GAGGAGCAGCAGAAACTCCGAGGAACAATTGGGAAAGCAGACGAGATGATAAAGACACTTGATGACTGTATTTCAGAGGTGGAAAAAG AGCTCGCTGCAGCTGTggaaaaaggttttgaaaataaacctaGTCTGAAATCACTGCAAGAAG AAATGAAGAAAACTAGTGAGACTTCCACTGATAATGAAAG ACAAATATCTGAACTTGAGGCGCAGAAGAAGCAGAGTTTAAACCAAGTAAAGAGGCTGAAAGTGGAGACGAGAAGCCTGGACCGTCACCTGGACACACTCAGCAT GTTGATTGAGTGGAAACTAAAAGAGAGAACCAATGACGGCACGATTTACACATTCCTCAATGAGACGATGTATCTGCAGCTGACGTATGAAAAGTCCACTG ACAAAGATGTGAGCGGTACTGAGCGGAAAATTGCAAGCATTGACTTCAAACTGGAACTtgatg ATGAGAAGTCACAGTCACATGCTCGACTTGTTCACGCACTGATCTCTCAGTACGTCCACGGAGCTCCTGACTGGGTGAAGGAATACCCGACGAGTGCCCACATACCCACG CTGCTCCGTGATGTCGGCCTGGTGGTGAGTCACTGCCGTCTGCTGGGAGAGGAGTGCCGTCAGCTACAGCTGTGGGGAAGTTTACCTTTCGACATCCTGGACATCAGCTGCATGGACACACA GGTGCGCGTGGTCTTCAGCAGCCTCAGGAAGCGTTCTAAGTTTGAGGTGGTCTTTGGTGTGAGTTTGGTGAAGCATCTCTACGTCCTGAAACTGGACAACTTCAACAACATGATTGGAAACACCAC
- the knl1 gene encoding uncharacterized protein knl1 isoform X2 — translation MEPDPAKNIERDRYSQRRISSILKAPRKSSRFSDSEQQENVVECVKPVEKRNSRRVSFAPANDVLLYSKDVRSSSPTRNPFQEIIPTAATTQNSEDHREMIEDSNQQIVGMESILSGPVHDFQQRDNVHFNFGEKTVMFSTDEAFMDMTHSHTFNIANVPDLPGDVFLHCDAVPSSKGVLFVDAHSTEKTPSHNVNTLDSSLFMGRDIDLNVKRKTTSAPMPCVDPVFENFLASLSKPTSTCGNPADTKVTRLTSEGATSSLAPFKTQSLDKENQAPTSASTMMRKSLLSSSSSKQTEELPAHLCPEDPVKIDMSAALGGEGTIEDADPFQWLFPSQDMYAHADKAHSEMMNTKEEPSRPNEQKDEIAMINPSLLSANQTHTVCINEKGSCIEKTIVFSADEEFMDFTRSHTVNLACGSLAAEQSSVNPGFKNILESDPASKSINILPAPFSKETSYAHGSLIHSQASQPSVSKEKVVLKASRTLKEMLAKTDIFLNPDVSMDIPEAQIGHTESGTSLEDPPQHLYPTQSEQLQNGDLRKADVMSRQSSEIPWTFKPAGMEMSRKTFSKTKAHDFPDDCLTLANREADIDCIEKTLRFTADDGCMDVTQSSTVNIISEFQLPSNPNVSFGKATFMAEENAMDVKKSLTVNVDPCEQPNSTTCPPLLAQSTDGTVHFSANDGGMEVTQCLTANVFCNFAPDQASQHQDTLLTHRHMDILNVTKDIESEKCGPYEDGVPIVHGLDGELAQVDNLHREQTVHFSENDGGMEVTQCLTANVFCNFASDQASQHQGSPLTHRHMDILNVTVDIGSEKSIPYEDGAPIVHGLDRELAQVDNPRREQTVHFSENDGGMEVTQCLTANVFCNFAPDQASQHQDTPLMHRHMDILKVTKDIGSEKSFPYEDGAPIVHGLNRDLAQVDNLHREQTVHFSENDGGMEVTQCLTANVFCNFAPDQASQHQGSPLTHRHMDILNVTKDIESEKCGPYEDGGLIVHGLDRELSQVDNLHTEQCQDIDMIVQNKVPDLPSLCINEPVNNGKKDCSVIDVKSALTEVQTEHILGGKNKNEILQCLSSTQILDPQHQHLKETLLDSQQGFGAIVPSTPNIQVSIQTTSDAVETEAMEPPKLNINSVPAQSNNSPPSVVDQETCSLKSRRRSLADLQSKVRRLSHIINTAPDAFPTNGSRSPQELDPKDGLLSPVKLGENETENSEDKIQHQCPSPAVQPSASTTAPFSTKTKQLMSRLSVGSFKPKLPRRSKPKDFNKSKSEPTMTVSVEVFKQSSNFDPNVSDIFDEELASCDDMSETLDTQSPQKTTEEEYPPQEFMFDTVPVDDVFEDSTASQGQKRLFPDKENVLRCEKRMKGSTETAEMTSQCESIEYDANVTVGAKTTQTIDSSNSSHTSSSRCEATFESTFKQSLFESQLEDYASDVQKKLEDGTITVLEFFKLCNIDFVIHNPRQSMRPGTVFSGSEATTMDLLKDKHICRPKQMVYETDVNNLTEKVEKLKVRMGDLNKPLKAVNKPLWESIRYSSEKELKCFCAKLKERNNFFRKTSKAQSHEMKEVLYSNLVQANLEEQQKLRGTIGKADEMIKTLDDCISEVEKELAAAVEKGFENKPSLKSLQEEMKKTSETSTDNERQISELEAQKKQSLNQVKRLKVETRSLDRHLDTLSMLIEWKLKERTNDGTIYTFLNETMYLQLTYEKSTDKDVSGTERKIASIDFKLELDDEKSQSHARLVHALISQYVHGAPDWVKEYPTSAHIPTLLRDVGLVVSHCRLLGEECRQLQLWGSLPFDILDISCMDTHSLRKRSKFEVVFGVSLVKHLYVLKLDNFNNMIGNTTIHQLEEIVDSFTPARKVLTKIIKKIHQTLLC, via the exons ATGGAGCCTGATCCTGCCAAGAATAT TGAAAGGGATCGATATTCTCAACGTCGTATATCTTCG ATTTTAAAAGCACCACGGAAATCATCTCGATTTTCAGATTCAGAGCAACAAGAAAATGTG GTTGAATGTGTTAAACCAGTAGAAAAGAGGAATTCAAGAAGAGTCAGCTTCGCCCCTGCCAATGATGTTCTCCTTTATTCCAA ggATGTCAGAAGCAGCTCCCCCACCCGGAATCCTTTTCAAGAGATAATACCAA cagcagcaactaCACAGAACAG CGAGGACCACAGAGAGATGATTGAAGATAGTAACCAGCAGATAGTTG GGATGGAATCCATCTTAAGTGGTCCAGTCCATGATTTTCAACAGAGGGACAAT GTTCACTTTAACTTTGGTGAAAAAACTGTAATGTTTTCTACTGACGAGGCATTCATGGACATGACTCACAGTCACACTTTCAATATTGCCAATGTTCCCGATTTACCCGGAGATGTTTTCCTGCACTGTGATGCTGTACCCAGCAGTAAAGGGGTGCTCTTTGTGGATGCACATTCCACTGAAAAGACCCCAAGTCACAATGTAAACACTTTGGACAGTTCACTGTTTATGGGCAGAGATATAGATTTAAATGTGAAGAGGAAAACTACGTCAGCACCGATGCCTTGTGTGGATCCTGTATTTGAAAACTTTCTGGCAAGTCTTTCCAAGCCAACGAGCACCTGTGGGAATCCTGCAGACACCAAAGTGACCCGGCTCACTTCTGAGGGTGCTACTAGCTCATTGGCTccctttaaaacacaaagtttgGACAAAGAAAATCAGGCACCTACTTCTGCTTCAACCATGATGAGGAAGTCActgctcagcagcagcagcagcaagcaAACTGAAGAGTTACCTGCTCATCTCTGTCCAGAAGATCCTGTTAAAATAGATATGAGTGCAGCTCTGGGTGGAGAAGGAACCATTGAGGATGCTGACCCTTTCCAGTGGCTTTTTCCCAGTCAGGATATGTACGCCCATGCCGACAAAGCACATTCAGAGATGATGAATACCAAAGAGGAACCAAGCAGGCCAAATGAGCAGAAAG ATGAGATTGCCATGATCAACCCTTCTCTTCTCAGTGCCAATCAAACGCATACA GTGTGCATTAATGAGAAAGGCTCATGCATTGAGAAAACAATCGTGTTCTCTGCAGATGAAGAATTTATGGACTTTACTCGGAGCCACACAGTGAACCTTGCCTGTGGTTCTTTAGCTGCAGAGCAATCGTCTGTAAACCCAGGATTTAAGAACATTTTGGAAAGTGACCCTGCGAGTAAATCTATAAATATTCTTCCTGCACCATTCTCTAAAGAAACCAGCTATGCTCACGGCTCCCTAATACACAGCCAAGCATCACAACCTTCTGTCAGTAAAGAGAAGGTTGTGCTGAAAGCAAGTAGGACCTTAAAAGAAATGTTGGCTAAAACTGACATTTTTCTCAACCCTGATGTGAGCATGGATATACCTgaagctcagattggtcacaCTGAATCAGGCACCTCACTGGAGGATCCTCCTCAGCATCTCTATCCCACCCAAAGCGAACAGCTGCAGAATGGTGATCTAAGGAAGGCAGATGTGATGAGTCGGCAAAGCAGTGAAATACCTTGGACATTCAAGCCTGCAG GGATGGAAATGTCACGTAAAACCTTTTCAAAGACCAAGGCACATGATTTCCCTGATGATTGTCTAACTCTGGCCAACCGTGAAGCAGATATTGACTGCatagaaaaaacattgagattCACAGCCGATGATGGCTGTATGGATGTGACACAAAGTAGCACAGTGAACATCATAAGTGAATTTCAGCTGCCATCAAATCCAAATGTGAGCTTTGGTAAAGCAACATTCATGGCAGAGGAGAATGCGATGGACGTGAAGAAGAGTCTTACTGTAAATGTTGACCCTTGTGAACAACCTAATTCAACAACTTGTCCCCCACTGCTTGCACAAAGTACAGATGGAACTGTTCATTTTTCTGCAAATGACGGAGGCATGGAGGTTACCCAATGCCTCACTGCAAATGTGTTCTGTAACTTTGCACCAGATCAAGCTTCACAACACCAGGATACTCTACTCACGCACAGACACATGGACATCTTAAATGTCACCAAGGACATTGAAAGTGAGAAATGCGGTCCATATGAAGACGGAGTGCCAATAGTGCATGGTTTGGATGGAGAACTGGCCCAGGTGGACAATCTTCACAGAGAACAAACTGttcatttttctgaaaatgacGGAGGCATGGAGGTTACCCAATGCCTCACTGCAAATGTGTTCTGTAACTTTGCATCAGATCAAGCTTCACAACACCAGGGTAGTcctctcacacacagacacatggacATCTTAAATGTCACCGTGGAcattggaagtgaaaaaagcATTCCATATGAAGATGGAGCACCAATAGTGCATGGTTTGGATAGAGAACTGGCCCAGGTGGACAATCCTCGCAGAGAACAAACTGttcatttttctgaaaatgacGGAGGCATGGAGGTTACCCAATGCCTCACTGCAAATGTGTTCTGTAACTTTGCACCAGATCAAGCTTCACAACACCAGGATACTCCTCTTATGCACAGACACATGGACATCTTAAAAGTCACCAAGGACATTGGAAGTGAGAAAAGCTTTCCATATGAAGACGGAGCTCCAATAGTGCATGGATTGAATAGAGACCTGGCCCAGGTGGACAATCTTCACAGAGAACAAACTGttcatttttctgaaaatgatGGAGGCATGGAGGTTACCCAATGCCTCACTGCAAATGTGTTCTGTAACTTTGCACCAGATCAAGCTTCACAACACCAGGGTAGTCCTCTCACGCACAGACACATGGACATCTTAAATGTCACAAAGGACATTGAAAGTGAGAAATGCGGCCCATATGAAGACGGAGGTCTAATAGTGCATGGTTTGGATAGAGAACTGTCCCAGGTGGACAATCTTCACACAGAACAATGCCAGGACATCGACATGATTGTGCAAAATAAAGTTCCAGATTTGCCTTCGCTCTGCATTAATGAGCCTGTAAATAACGGCAAGAAAGACTGTTCTGTAATCGACGTCAAATCGGCTTTGACTGAAGTTCAGACAGAACatattttggggggaaaaaacaaaaatgagatCCTCCAATGTCTTTCCTCGACACAAATTCTAGATCCCCAACACCAACATTTGAAGGAAACACTGTTAGACTCACAACAGGGCTTTGGAGCAATTGTGCCATCTACCCCCAATATACAAGTCAGTATTCAAACAACTTCAGACGCTGTGGAAACAGAAGCCATGGAGCCGCCGaaactaaatataaatagtGTCCCAGCACAAAGCAATAACAGCCCACCCAGCGTTGTTGATCAAGAGACATGTTCACTAAAGTCTAGACGCAGAAGTTTAGCAGATCTACAGTCAAAGGTTCGTCGTCTGAGCCACATTATAAACACAGCTCCTGATGCCTTTCCAACTAATGGTTCACGCTCACCCCAGGAGCTAGACCCAAAGGACGGACTCCTTTCACCTGTAAAATTGGGAGAAAATGAAACTGAAAACTCTGAAGATAAAATACAACATCAATGTCCCTCACCTGCAGTGCAACCGTCTGCATCGACAACGGCTCCTTTTAGTACAAAGACTAAACAACTCATGTCTAGACTGTCAGTGGGAAGCTTTAAGCCAAAACTCCCCAGAAGAAGCAAACCTAAAGATTTCAACAAGTCCAAATCAGAACCAACAATGACGGTCAGTGTCGAAGTTTTCAAACAGTCAAGCAACTTTGACCCCAATGTCAGCGACATTTTTGATGAGGAACTTGCTAGCTGCGATGACATGTCAGAAACGTTGGACACCCAGAGCCCTCAGAAAACCACAGAGGAGGAATATCCTCCTCAAGAGTTCATGTTCGACACCGTACCTGTAGATGATGTGTTTGAAGATTCTACAGCGTCTCAGGGGCAGAAGAGGTTGTTTCCAGACAAAGAAAATGTCCTGAGGTGTGAGAAAAGAATGAAAGGATCAACTGAGACTGCTGAAATG ACATCCCAGTGTGAATCCATAGAGTACGACGCCAACGTCACTGTGGGTGCTAAAACGACACAGACTATAGATTCATCCAACAGCAGCCACACATCCAGCAGCAGATGTGAAGCTACATTTGAGTCAA CCTTTAAACAAAGCCTCTTTGAATCCCAGCTGGAAGACTATGCCAGTGATGTGCAGAAG AAACTGGAAGATGGCACCatcactgttttagagttcttTAAACTCTGCAACATCGACTTTGTGATCCATAATCCACGGCAGAGCATGCGTCCTGGCACA GTTTTTTCGGGCTCAGAAGCAACAACGATGGATTTGTTGAAAGACAAACACATCTGCCGCCCTAAACAGATGGTCTATGAGACCGACGTCAATAACCTCACTGAGAAAGTGGAAAA actgAAGGTTCGGATGGGGGATCTGAACAAACCTCTGAAGGCTGTTAATAAACCCTTGTGGGAAAGCATTAGATATTCTTCAGAAAAGGAg CTCAAATGTTTTTGTGCGAAGCTCAAAGAGAGAAACAACTTCTTCAGAAAAACAAGCAAAGCTCAGTCACATGAAATGAAGGAGGTCCTGTATTCAAATCTCGTGCAGGCTAATCTG GAGGAGCAGCAGAAACTCCGAGGAACAATTGGGAAAGCAGACGAGATGATAAAGACACTTGATGACTGTATTTCAGAGGTGGAAAAAG AGCTCGCTGCAGCTGTggaaaaaggttttgaaaataaacctaGTCTGAAATCACTGCAAGAAG AAATGAAGAAAACTAGTGAGACTTCCACTGATAATGAAAG ACAAATATCTGAACTTGAGGCGCAGAAGAAGCAGAGTTTAAACCAAGTAAAGAGGCTGAAAGTGGAGACGAGAAGCCTGGACCGTCACCTGGACACACTCAGCAT GTTGATTGAGTGGAAACTAAAAGAGAGAACCAATGACGGCACGATTTACACATTCCTCAATGAGACGATGTATCTGCAGCTGACGTATGAAAAGTCCACTG ACAAAGATGTGAGCGGTACTGAGCGGAAAATTGCAAGCATTGACTTCAAACTGGAACTtgatg ATGAGAAGTCACAGTCACATGCTCGACTTGTTCACGCACTGATCTCTCAGTACGTCCACGGAGCTCCTGACTGGGTGAAGGAATACCCGACGAGTGCCCACATACCCACG CTGCTCCGTGATGTCGGCCTGGTGGTGAGTCACTGCCGTCTGCTGGGAGAGGAGTGCCGTCAGCTACAGCTGTGGGGAAGTTTACCTTTCGACATCCTGGACATCAGCTGCATGGACACACA CAGCCTCAGGAAGCGTTCTAAGTTTGAGGTGGTCTTTGGTGTGAGTTTGGTGAAGCATCTCTACGTCCTGAAACTGGACAACTTCAACAACATGATTGGAAACACCAC